The genomic region TTCTCCTTTATACTCCTCCTGCTCTCTAAAAATTTTAGGATATAACTAAGGAGGTGAATTAAGAGCTAAAAATAAAATAAGTTCAAGGAATATGGAACTAAGGCAACGTCTAATAAAAGCTAAATTTGGATTTTGCTCATTTAAGCATCTTTCTATTAGATTTTTAATAAAATTAATATTTGTTATTCAAGAGTAGTCACGTGACACAAGAATATTGACTGCAATAATCATTAAAATTTTCTATGAGATTATTCTCCATGAGCGTTAACCAAAAAAGGGATAAAGAAGTAGTTAATATCGATGATGACTTTTTGGGGACTAGATCGGTGAAGAAGCGATTACTCGCTGAGCTTTAAAACTCTTATTCCTCCTTATACTTATGCCAATAAGGGATGAGCAAACTTATGCAAAAATGAGTTACAACGATTTTAAGGTAGCTTTTGAAAGGCTAAAGAGAGGGGAATTAAAACTTTCAGTCTGGAGAGCTTACAAGTCGTTGAGAAGAATGCTTCAATCTTTAGCAATGAAGTATGACCTGCATAGAAAGGATACACCGTGCGCTGTGCCTAAAAATTGCATGATAAGAGTTGCCGAAGAACTGGAGAAATATTACAATGGCATTACAGAAATGACTAAAGAAGCATTAAGACTATTTGATGAATGGAAAGAAAACGACGCTAGAAGAGAAGATATAATAAAATTACTTAAAGAGCTAAGATTTGAATGGATTTCCTCTCACCTAACTAAGGAAGAGATAAATGAAATAGAGGAGATTAAGAAGGAGTTAGAAAATCTATGAAAGAGATGTAGGGATTTTTCACATGTAATAAAAAATTTATAAATTAACAAGTTAGGATCCAAATCATTTCGAAGGTCTTTAAAATCTCCTAGATCTTCTAAATATCACAATAATAGCTATAACAAATACTAAGGCTAGTATGATATAGAGAATTGAAGATTGCATAGACGACGTCATTTCACTTGATGTAGCTATATTAGACTCAGGAGAGATTGAGGATTCACTACTTCTTTGAGGAACATAAGGGGATACTTTTAGAGCTTGCGTTTTAACTTCTCCTAAGTAAGTGTAGTCTGGAGATCCAGTAGATATCTTAATCATTCCGTTTTGCTCTAATGTTACATGGACGTTAGATGTTGCCTCGGCAGTGTCTGCACCAAAGGTATAGTAAGAAGGAAAAGTGATGTATTCGCTCCCATTAAAGTAATATAATCCTAGAATTCCATCCAACTTCTCAAAAGTAGTAATTTCACCGTTACCTCCACCGCCAAAAATCAATTCCGCGTCATAAAATGAACCTAAACTACCGTATATACCAGCAGGCGTATATTCCTTACCATTAACTACAAAATATGCGCTCTTTACGCTTGGATCGTGAATAAGAATTTTATCAAAAGTTTCGCTCTGCATTACTGGTGAAGTTCCATTTTGCAGTACCTCAACTTCCATTGTTATTAGTACTCCTTGGCCTTTTTCCACGCTTTCATTCATTATTAATAGTCCAGAGAAAGGTAAATTGTACTCAAAGCATGGAGCACACTTATAGTTACCGTAATAATACTGCGTAATCCCATCATTAACTGTCGGCATAACGTATCCATTCTGTGAGGTTATTGAGGAATTTGATAAAGATGCAAGCGGATTAGTAAGATTAAGTACATTATCATGATAAAATACCACGCTTTCGTTAGTTAAGAAGATCAAAACATTTTGTGGCCAATAAATTTGCGTCTCATTATTTTCATTACAAACAACTAATACAGCGTTGAGCTGTAAAGAAGCCTCGCAGGGCTTTACTAAATTCTGTGAAGAATTGTAGGCTAAAATACAAGATATATTAAAATACCCTGCAACTGAAGAGAACTTTATCTCGTAAGGAGAGGTATTACTAACGCCAAAACTCGCAATTCCCGTAGGTGCATAATTGTAATTTCCTCCTTGAAGAACTGAAAACCTTAGGAAGGGATTAACGTATTGAGGATAAAGCCTATAGCAGAAATACACAAGGGCTGAGGAAAACGTTGGATTATATATACATAGGTAATATTTTCCTTGCGGTAGTGTGACGTTATAACAAGGATTAGTTCCGTTTAATGTTAATGTTACTTCTCCAGAAGAAAATATTGTTTCTCCCTTGCAATTTACAACCTTATAGCAAACAGATTCGTTAGAGATACCCACTATACGTAGTAGTGACGGTGACCCAAGAGTTGATAAATGTATTAGTATTCTCTCAGTATTAAATGGTTGTAAAGTTAAATATTCGCTTACATGAGTTGAACAATTACTAAGTTCTATCGGTATTTCACAATAAAAGTAGGTTACGTTAGAATATCCGTAAGGAGAGTATATAACTAAATAGTAAGTCCCAGAATTTAATAGAACGCCATTGATCATAGTTTTACCTAATTGTGAAACTATACAAGAATAGCTGTAACCGGAGGAAAAGTTGTTAAAATTCTCTTGATTGAGTACCATAACTTTTACGCTACAATTGCTCGAAACACTATAGACGAGAGCAGTATATTGCGTAGCACAGATTTTAATATATTCGTAATACTGCTGGGGTAAAATTGTGGAACTTACTAAAGATATTGTATATATAGACGAGCTTAGTATTAATATTATCGTCATAAGAATATATACTTTCCTCATTTGAGTGAAACTATCGTCCTTAATTTTAAGTTTTTCTACGTATAGAGTGACAAGAGCTACAAACTCTTTATATTCCTCGTTTATTTTAAAGTGTGAGCGGAAATAGAGTACAACGATTAAAAAGAAGAGCCTTAAGGTTCTTAACAGACGCAAAGAACGATTATAATGAAGGCTATTATGATACTAGCACTTTTCACGTAGAGCAAGCTTTACAGATTTATATTAAGCAGTAATTTTTGAACTCTTCGGAAAGGATTATGAAGGACATGGAATAAGGGAATTATTAGGCTACTTGTCCAAATTGCTAAAGGAAAACGGTTATGAAGACCTATCAAGAAAAGTAAATGACCTTGTCAGAGAATATAGAGAGCAGTTAATTTCTATTGAGGATGCATATATAGATTCTAGATATGAGGATTATTATGAAGAAGAATCAAAAGAATTAATTGGTGTTGCAGAAAGAATAATCAATTTCCTAGAGGAGGTAGCTAAAAACGTCAAGTTGGGTTAAGTTCAGATTTTCGCACTTAAGAAGGTGGAGGGAATACGCAGAAAAGATTGCAAGAGCTGTACACGATATAGAACCTAATGCGGAAGTTTATGTGATAGGAGGTGTTGCAGAAGATAGAATTACTGTACTTATCGACATCGATATTCTCATAGTCACAAAAAGGAAACTTTCTGGAAAGGAAAGAAAAGAGCTATCTAAAAAGATACTAATTAGAGCTATGGACTTTTACGACCTTCCTTTCGATGCTCCAGTAGAGCTCCATATTGAAGATGAAGAAAATGCAAAAAGATTCTTCTCTATTTCTAAGAAGTTCATTAAAATTACTGAATGAATAAAAACAGAGGTAAAATTTATTAATAGTCATGTACTCTAGCTAGACGATAATTCCTTTATCTTTTCTTCAATTTCAGAATAAGGTGGTTCTATTGCTGGATTATCCGAAACCCATTTATAAGCTATTTTACCGTCCTTATCTATTATAAATACGGATCTTTTAGCCAGTATGTAACCTTTTAAACCAGGAAACTCCCATGCAATTCCGAACAACTTTACTGCTTCCCTATTATAATCGCTTAAAATTGGGAAATTGATTTTATTATATTCTTTAAAAGCCTTATTACTAAATGGTGGATCTACACTTATTCCCAGCACGATAGCATTAAGGTTATTAAACTTAGATAATGAGTCCCTAAGGGTGCACATTTCTTTATTGACGTAAAGGCTGCAGGATAAAACGCTAAGACTACTACTTTTCCTTTAAAGTTAGACAGTCTGACTGGCTTTAATTCAGTATCTATTAGCTCGATGTCTGGAACTTTTTCTCCTATTTCCATATACTTAATAATGATTAGAAAGTATTTAAACTAATATATAGTTGAGTATAAACTCTATATATTCTAGAATTTATTGCTAATTAGCGCACAAAAAGAAGTTCTCTATTATACTTTTAATTTAAAAATCGTATATAATCATACGCATGGTAGAAGAGATAGAAAAACCTTGGATAGACTCTAAGAAATATCAAGAAGACAGATTTAAGGAAGCATTGTATGAGGCAGATCTAGCAGAGAGATTCTTAAATGATGGACTAATAAGGAACTCCGCTGGAAAGGCTTACCAGGCTGTAAAAGCGTATGTAGCAGGGTTAGCAATAAACTATAGAGATTTATTATCTAAATACTTCCCGGGTAAAAGGAGATTATTGCCAAGGAAAGTTGTGGAAAGAGTTGACTGGATTATAGCTATTATGCCATCAACTAGATTAAGGGAAATAGCTAGTATAATAAACGA from Acidianus ambivalens harbors:
- a CDS encoding thermopsin, with translation MRKVYILMTIILILSSSIYTISLVSSTILPQQYYEYIKICATQYTALVYSVSSNCSVKVMVLNQENFNNFSSGYSYSCIVSQLGKTMINGVLLNSGTYYLVIYSPYGYSNVTYFYCEIPIELSNCSTHVSEYLTLQPFNTERILIHLSTLGSPSLLRIVGISNESVCYKVVNCKGETIFSSGEVTLTLNGTNPCYNVTLPQGKYYLCIYNPTFSSALVYFCYRLYPQYVNPFLRFSVLQGGNYNYAPTGIASFGVSNTSPYEIKFSSVAGYFNISCILAYNSSQNLVKPCEASLQLNAVLVVCNENNETQIYWPQNVLIFLTNESVVFYHDNVLNLTNPLASLSNSSITSQNGYVMPTVNDGITQYYYGNYKCAPCFEYNLPFSGLLIMNESVEKGQGVLITMEVEVLQNGTSPVMQSETFDKILIHDPSVKSAYFVVNGKEYTPAGIYGSLGSFYDAELIFGGGGNGEITTFEKLDGILGLYYFNGSEYITFPSYYTFGADTAEATSNVHVTLEQNGMIKISTGSPDYTYLGEVKTQALKVSPYVPQRSSESSISPESNIATSSEMTSSMQSSILYIILALVFVIAIIVIFRRSRRF
- a CDS encoding nucleotidyltransferase domain-containing protein, with product MARAVHDIEPNAEVYVIGGVAEDRITVLIDIDILIVTKRKLSGKERKELSKKILIRAMDFYDLPFDAPVELHIEDEENAKRFFSISKKFIKITE
- a CDS encoding PaREP1 family protein, with protein sequence MVEEIEKPWIDSKKYQEDRFKEALYEADLAERFLNDGLIRNSAGKAYQAVKAYVAGLAINYRDLLSKYFPGKRRLLPRKVVERVDWIIAIMPSTRLREIASIINDDKLRLIVEIALDLHEFQHNGLDKDSEISRYPNEELVKKDILEVTNFIKSRVKTP